Proteins encoded in a region of the Antedon mediterranea chromosome 2, ecAntMedi1.1, whole genome shotgun sequence genome:
- the LOC140039937 gene encoding uncharacterized protein yields the protein MAAGLLKNVVKLGIGVGAIYVTAVEGVWSQSDQSSLALTRLTSSITVKDNYFEQVPDKNNVSNLVLEKWNSGVKWSFDSLASSPDKIGQLSSTAANSLTGYLK from the exons ATGGCCGCTGGTTTGTTAAA GAATGTTGTGAAACTTGGCATAGGAGTAGGAGCCATATACGTCACAGCCGTAGAAGGGGTGTGGTCTCAGTCTGATCAATCATCTCTAGCATTAACAAGGTTGACCAGTTCAATAACTGTAAAAGACAATTACTTTGAGCAG gtGCCAGATAAAAACAATGTATCCAATTTGGTGTTAGAAAAATGGAATTCAG GAGTGAAATGGTCCTTTGATAGTCTGGCATCATCACCTGATAAAATTGGTCAACTTTCATCAACTGCTGCTAATAGCCTCACTGGCTATTTAAAGTAG
- the LOC140041126 gene encoding uncharacterized protein, translating to MDRKSMQDTALSAEVEPFVPGSNSKPAGMSYHGQDYYSKQQYTGTTQNHNMSQPTLTELPRYMTSCFPFVAESASNGSSNDPRWQGHPPHGHAPPHGHAPQSYHPAYPQQINNSNVYQQQQHPPPVFANTHPQHYPPQQPHTFSGQYHDQTYGSKRDARDMPPQYNAPNSYNAFVNHGPLSNATSMPNYHTGYSMSYGSKMGHYPMNNYHYNQNTYQQPHVQRQRQKTWHGNIRNMPDYKKNIHVKSRQIPETKKLAKTLMMVDASHQTDFCPDIADKTLAELPSHLQNVHLSSMRKSQGQQTGNDVTQASISSDMDNDSGYYSPKHMHASTSTSVGMGVEKPSVFTPPQERVFYSPYQHHHQQQQQYQHPRHQQQHTAAQAGVMMPMPSPSPAFHNNPNHYNMPVAHGMSYANALGHKPQQQNPVLINQITQAHRPPNHSRSQGNQARSNIANPHRSQNKKVEYPSAKDKGSYIKSSDSEHVGYHTVKPPKLHDTSEYPGLPGGKRDTADNQVTLHSYSAVVKKTFNHQHHDAIENESRNEDELIQPGEIIQPETLMSPDVVASGIKDGKNARKRRKKAIQAAKAAAREYSEITQEQKQLQENLKKPNKRTKMPIEFDLGDMLAALEKQQQDVRNNQEALAATKSSVNSRPKSEEFKALNPLDTTAPKKRGKERENPVKKKPSALKKVILKEREEKKRQRALNENCLSDDGLANEPSGDIENMNTADTSLGLSQEAVSERGSIISGLTCSQSDLSPVSQMSPMSLSPMSPGSPLSSGLSSPATSMNINSPSNVASKIHSRRFREYCNQVLDKDIDACCTTLLQALIKFQDRQYHKDPTKAKSKRRIVMGLREVTKHLKLKKIKCIIVSPNLEKIQAKGGLDDALENISTLAQEQSVPLVFALGRKALGSAVNKLVPVSVVGLFNYDGAEETFQQLLQLSSKARTEYDEMIKKYQQDLEAANVARSTKRRHYMGHNRNLSGCSGISFSSVISEPISEDFPHPEPETDSRGNVLANHDNFVYSSKTNTWDMRVTVDATQNNDDTKTATSKASSETLEPTAGEKDDVTEVDVDEDDEDDRNGLYELEEIEDRDDQDVNEDESEEESQKTQVEVDDTSSSDSRVAHWVVEAQSCFKDLSLKNSDDESAITTTMPQEMVNS from the exons ATGGACCGAAAATCTATGCAG GACACAGCTTTGTCTGCTGAAGTTGAACCATTTGTGCCAGGATCTAACAGTAAACCTGCTGGGATGTCATATCATGGACAAGATTATTACAGCAAGCAGCAATACACAGGAACTACACAAAACCACAATATGTCACAGCCTACACTAACTGAATTACCAAGATACATGACGAGCTGTTTTCCATTTGTTGCTGAAAG cGCGTCCAATGGATCATCAAATGACCCACGATGGCAAGGTCACCCACCTCACGGTCATGCTCCACCGCACGGTCATGCTCCACAATCATACCATCCAGCATATCCGCAACAAATAAACAACTCCAATGTCTACCAACAGCAGCAGCATCCACCACCAGTGTTTGCCAATACACATCCCCAACACTACCCACCTCAACAACCCCACACCTTCTCAGGCCAGTACCACGACCAGACTTATGGCAGCAAAAGGGATGCCAGAGATATGCCGCCTCAATATAATGCACCAAATTCTTATAATGCTTTTGTAAACCATGGCCCACTATCAAATGCTACCTCTATGCCAAATTATCATACTGGTTATAGCATGAGCTATGGCTCCAAGATGGGTCACTATCCTATGAATAATTACCATTATAATCAGAATACGTACCAGCAACCACATGTACAACGTCAACGCCAAAAG ACTTGGCATGGTAATATAAGAAATATGCCAGATTATAAGAAGAATATCCATGTTAAAAGTAGACAGATTCCAGAGACTAAAAAACTAGCAAAGACTTTAATGATGGTAGATGCCTCACATCAGACAg ATTTCTGTCCAGATATAGCAGATAAAACTTTAGCAGAATTACCAAGTCATCTACAAAATGTGCATCTATCAAGTATGAGGAAGTCACAGGGACAACAAACTGGAAATGATGTGACACAAGCAAGCATATCATCTGATATGGACAATGACAGTGGCTACTACAGCCCAAAGCATATGCATGCTAGTACGTCTACTTCAGTTGGAATGGGTGTAGAGAAACCTTCAGTTTTTACACCACCGCAAGAACGAGTATTTTATTCTCCATATCAGCACCACCACCAACAGCAACAGCAGTATCAACATCCGCGACATCAGCAACAACACACTGCTGCACAAGCTGGTGTGATGATGCCTATGCCTTCGCCTTCACCAGCATTTCATAATAATCCAAATCATTATAACATGCCTGTTGCACATGGTATGAGCTACGCTAATGCTCTTGGACATAAACCCCAGCAGCAGAACCCAGTGCTCATCAACCAAATAACTCAGGCCCATAGGCCACCAAATCATTCCCGTTCACAAGGTAACCAAGCCCGATCTAATATCGCTAACCCACATAGATCGCAAAACAAAAAAGTAGAATATCCATCTGCAAAAGACAAAGGATCATATATAAAATCAAGTGATAGTGAGCATGTAGGCTATCATACTGTGAAGCCACCAAAGCTACATGACACAAGTGAATACCCTGGTTTGCCTGGTGGTAAACGTGATACCGCTGACAACCAGGTTACATTGCATTCATACAGTGCTGTTGTCAAGAAAACTTTTAACCATCAGCACCATGATGCA ATAGAAAATGAGTCCCGAAACGAAGATGAGTTAATACAGCCAGGTGAAATAATCCAACCTGAAACACTGATGTCCCCTGATGTGGTAGCAAGTGGTATTAAAGACGGCAAGAATGCCAGAAAACGCCGCAAAAAAGCAATACAGGCAGCAAAAGCAGCAGCTAGA gaatattcaGAAATTACTCAAGAGCAGAAACAATTACAAGAGAATTTAAAGAAGCCCAACAAACGCACTAAAATGCCGATAGAGTTTGACCTTGGTGATATGCTAGCAGCATTGGAG AAACAGCAGCAAGATGTTCGTAACAACCAAGAAGCATTAGCAGCAACAAAGAGCTCTGTCAATTCTCGTCCAAAATCTGAAGAATTCaag GCGCTAAACCCCTTGGACACAACAGCACCTAAAAAGCGTGGTAAGGAACGAGAAAATCCTGTTAAGAAGAAGCCAAGCGCATTAAAGAAAGTGATACTGAAAGAAAGAGAGGAGAAGAAGAGACAGCGAGCTTTAAATGAAAATTGTCTTTCTGATGA TGGCCTTGCTAATGAACCCTCTGGAGATATTGAAAACATGAACACAGCCGATACTAGCCTGGGTCTGTCACAAGAAG CTGTAAGTGAACGAGGGTCAATCATATCCGGCCTGACATGTTCTCAGAGTGACCTATCACCAGTAAGTCAGATGTCACCAATGAGCTTAAGTCCAATGTCTCCTGGATCTCCCCTTAGCTCTGGTCTTTCAAGTCCTGCCACCAGCATGAACATCAATTCACCTTCCAATGTAGCAAGTAAGATACATAGTCGTCGTTTCAGGGA ATACTGCAATCAAGTTTTAGATAAAGATATTGATGCGTGCTGTACCACATTATTACAAGCTCTTATTAAATTCCAAGATAGGCAGTACCACAAAGACCCAACAAAG gCCAAGTCTAAACGGAGAATTGTTATGGGCCTCCGAGAAGTtacaaaacatttgaaattgaagaagataaaatgtattatagtgTCACCAAACTTGGAGAAGATTCAAGCTAAAG GTGGCCTAGACGATGCTCTAGAGAACATTTCTACGTTAGCTCAAGAACAGAGTGTTCCACTGGTGTTTGCTTTAGGGCGCAAAGCCTTAGGCAGTGCTGTCAATAAACTTGTCCCAGTCAGTGTTGTTGGCCTCTTCAACTATGATGGTGCTGAG GAAACCTTTCAGCAACTACTACAATTGTCATCAAAAGCTAGAACAGAGTACGATGAAATGATTAAGAAATACCAGCAAGACCTTGAAGCTGCTAACGTGGCGCGCTCAACCAAACGACGCCATTACATGGGTCACAATAGGAACCTATCTGGATGCAGTGGCATCTCATTCAGTAGTGTCATCTCAGAACCAATATCAGAAGACTTCCCTCACCCAGAACCAGAGACTGACAGCAGAGGCAATGTCCTAGCAAACCATGATAACTTTGTGTATTCCAGTAAAACTAATACTTGGGATATGCGTGTTACTGTTGATGCCACTCAGAATAATGATGACACAAAAACAGCAACATCTAAAGCTTCGTCAGAAACATTAGAACCGACAGCCGGTGAGAAAGATGATGTGACTGAAGTGGATGTTGACGAGGACGATGAAGATGACAGAAATGGCCTCTACGAACTTGAAGAGATTGAAGACCGTGATGACCAAGATGTCAATGAGGATGAATCGGAAGAGGAGTCGCAGAAAACCCAAGTGGAAGTTGACGATACGTCCTCTTCTGATAGCAGAGTGGCACATTGGGTTGTTGAAGCTCAGTCATGTTTTAAAGATCTCTCACTGAAGAATTCAGATGATGAAAGCGCAATCACCACTACCATGCCTCAAGAAATGGTGAATAGTTAG